A genomic segment from Chitinophaga niabensis encodes:
- a CDS encoding RagB/SusD family nutrient uptake outer membrane protein, translating into MQQLKYILTVISFCAVFTSCTKDGAGLLDKAESGDLNEERVFTNAKYTKEFLTDIYRRIPYGWDDNVYLDASTDDGEARPWWGWVNNIHVGAYNPTSMPDKFKRWANYYAAIRACNLFLSKIDGAPIDAEQYMNSEEVKERMKYEAVCLRAYYYTELVRWYGGVPIITKVLTRDSPELYSKRASLAEIQEFILKECDSAAAHLPARQTGVDYMRVTSGVAKAIKARLLLHLASPLFNSTTAGPASPWSWGSYDANRWKNAADAAKAVMDHKDELGAPVYSLVVKTEANNYFGAKVTYPGSYKAMGWFNVFITRVNTEMMLAYGKKGTTNELDKWQLPGAMQKAGDASYTLPTYNYAACFETKDGIPVYVTDEYGVPVIDANGQFTVNPASGFDPQKPYINRDSRFYHSIWYNGSMFGGTTFNPWRSEDGSFGQEFLSGYAHTGLFLRKFMDPKNISLSNGVTGQTNHNFPLYRYVEMLLNYAEALNEFLPDGASRMEVIQALDQIRLRADMPNVNTTFTTNGWNVNDQKQMRKFIRNERRIELAFEEHRFFDIRRWLIGEQTQKVVYEHDIFKKLDGSFVYTIKVWERRVFQPKHNLLPLPQSEVNNNPNMQQNPGW; encoded by the coding sequence ATGCAACAACTGAAATATATACTCACCGTTATCTCTTTTTGCGCAGTGTTCACTTCCTGCACAAAAGACGGGGCAGGTCTGCTGGATAAAGCAGAGTCCGGCGACCTGAATGAGGAAAGGGTATTTACCAATGCAAAATACACCAAGGAATTCCTCACGGATATCTACCGCCGCATCCCTTACGGATGGGACGATAACGTTTACCTGGATGCTTCTACGGACGATGGGGAAGCACGCCCCTGGTGGGGATGGGTGAACAACATCCATGTTGGCGCCTACAATCCTACCAGCATGCCGGATAAATTCAAACGCTGGGCGAATTACTATGCTGCTATCAGGGCATGTAACCTCTTCCTCAGCAAAATTGACGGCGCGCCCATAGATGCAGAACAATACATGAATTCTGAAGAAGTAAAAGAGCGCATGAAATATGAAGCAGTTTGCCTGCGTGCTTATTACTATACAGAACTGGTACGCTGGTATGGTGGCGTTCCCATCATCACCAAAGTACTCACACGCGATTCTCCGGAACTCTATTCCAAACGCGCCAGCCTTGCCGAGATACAGGAGTTTATACTCAAAGAGTGTGATTCAGCCGCAGCGCATTTGCCTGCAAGGCAAACAGGCGTTGATTACATGCGTGTTACCAGCGGTGTGGCCAAAGCCATTAAAGCCCGTTTACTCCTGCACCTCGCAAGCCCGCTGTTCAACAGTACCACGGCAGGCCCTGCCAGCCCATGGTCATGGGGAAGTTATGATGCTAACCGCTGGAAGAATGCCGCAGATGCAGCCAAAGCCGTGATGGACCATAAAGATGAATTAGGTGCCCCTGTTTACAGCCTGGTTGTAAAAACAGAAGCCAATAACTACTTCGGTGCAAAAGTTACCTATCCCGGCTCTTATAAAGCTATGGGCTGGTTCAACGTATTCATTACAAGGGTGAATACAGAAATGATGCTGGCTTATGGTAAAAAAGGAACTACCAACGAGCTGGATAAATGGCAGCTGCCAGGTGCCATGCAAAAAGCAGGTGATGCCTCTTATACACTGCCTACTTACAACTATGCTGCCTGCTTTGAAACCAAAGACGGTATTCCTGTATATGTAACGGATGAATATGGCGTGCCTGTAATAGATGCCAACGGGCAGTTCACCGTGAACCCCGCTTCCGGTTTCGACCCTCAGAAGCCTTACATCAACAGGGATTCCCGGTTCTATCATTCCATCTGGTACAACGGCTCCATGTTTGGCGGCACTACCTTTAATCCATGGCGTAGCGAGGATGGTTCTTTCGGACAGGAATTCCTCAGCGGCTATGCACATACCGGCCTCTTCCTCCGTAAGTTTATGGATCCCAAGAACATCTCCCTCAGTAACGGCGTAACCGGGCAAACCAATCACAACTTCCCTTTATACCGTTATGTAGAAATGCTCCTGAACTATGCAGAAGCCCTCAATGAGTTCCTGCCGGACGGGGCTTCCCGTATGGAAGTGATCCAGGCGCTGGACCAGATCAGGCTCCGTGCAGATATGCCAAATGTGAACACCACCTTTACCACCAACGGCTGGAATGTGAACGACCAGAAACAAATGCGCAAATTCATCCGTAACGAACGCCGGATAGAACTGGCCTTTGAAGAACACCGCTTCTTTGATATCCGCCGCTGGCTGATCGGTGAGCAAACACAAAAGGTGGTATATGAACACGATATCTTCAAAAAACTGGATGGTTCTTTTGTGTACACCATAAAGGTTTGGGAAAGAAGGGTATTCCAACCCAAACATAACCTGTTGCCTTTACCGCAATCAGAAGTGAACAACAATCCTAATATGCAGCAAAATCCGGGTTGGTAA
- a CDS encoding 3-keto-disaccharide hydrolase, translated as MKKPLCLIVSCTLLSLAGFSQENTLTAKEKKQGWTLLFDGTSTNGFTTPGGKPVPAGWQVKDGSLTAIKGGKGGDIITTGEYSNFELSVDYNIEPGCNSGVKYFFTKYEKGGNLGMEYQILDDALAEDNKLENHRVGSFYDVMPVAVPDKKVNPPGQWNTIRIVSKKGKVEHWLNGKKILSFTRGDAAFSAAVAKSKFSKAEPAFGTVEKGHILLQEHGGQVSFRNIKILTSK; from the coding sequence ATGAAAAAGCCGCTTTGCTTAATAGTGAGCTGTACATTACTTTCCCTTGCAGGTTTTTCGCAGGAAAACACGCTCACGGCAAAAGAGAAAAAACAAGGCTGGACGCTGCTTTTTGATGGCACCAGCACGAATGGATTTACAACACCCGGCGGCAAACCTGTTCCCGCAGGATGGCAGGTAAAAGATGGCAGCCTTACTGCCATTAAAGGCGGCAAGGGTGGTGATATTATCACTACCGGAGAGTACAGCAACTTTGAGCTGTCCGTTGATTACAACATTGAACCCGGCTGCAACAGCGGTGTTAAGTACTTCTTTACAAAGTATGAAAAGGGCGGTAACCTGGGCATGGAATACCAGATCCTGGATGATGCACTGGCAGAAGACAACAAACTGGAGAATCATCGTGTCGGCTCTTTTTATGATGTAATGCCTGTGGCAGTACCTGACAAAAAAGTGAACCCACCCGGTCAATGGAACACCATTCGTATTGTATCTAAAAAAGGGAAAGTGGAACATTGGCTGAACGGGAAAAAGATCCTTTCCTTCACACGCGGCGATGCTGCATTTTCAGCGGCTGTGGCCAAAAGCAAATTCAGCAAAGCAGAGCCGGCCTTCGGCACAGTGGAAAAAGGCCACATCCTTTTACAGGAACATGGCGGACAGGTATCCTTCAGAAACATTAAGATCTTAACATCAAAATAA
- a CDS encoding Gfo/Idh/MocA family protein, with amino-acid sequence MEKRRDFIKKLALSSAGFAIGNSALGFSAKSYKNIIGANNRIRVSIIGVNGRGNGMAGVFAKQKDTEIASICDVDSRAIPKAIKTVMATGHTNTPKGEKDLRKVLEDKGVDAIYTATPDHWHAPLTIMGCQAGKHVYVEKPLSHNPHEGEMAVAAARKYNRVVQMGAQRRSAPILTKGIEELHNGVIGRVYFAKAWYTNTRKSNVLKPAEVPDWLDYDLWQGPAPRKPYKDGLIHYNWHWFWHWGTGEALNNGTHEVDVARWGLGVEFPTRVSSVGGRYQFSDDWETPDTQIVTMDYPGRVSLMWENRSSNGRKIEGLDRGVIFYGEKGSLDTGGDNYKVYDLDGKLIKEGKTAMKESEMDGRNTSSPSLGLDNLHVMDYLDAIRNNRKPNCDVELGHKSTVAMQLGNISWRVGRDLKVDPKNGHIIGDKDAEKLWRRSYEKGWEPKI; translated from the coding sequence ATGGAGAAAAGACGCGATTTTATCAAGAAGCTCGCATTAAGTTCCGCAGGTTTCGCAATCGGTAACTCAGCACTGGGTTTTAGTGCTAAGAGCTATAAAAATATCATAGGCGCCAATAACAGGATCAGGGTATCCATTATTGGCGTGAATGGCCGTGGCAATGGCATGGCCGGTGTTTTCGCAAAACAGAAGGATACGGAAATAGCTTCTATCTGTGATGTAGACAGCAGGGCCATTCCCAAAGCCATTAAAACAGTAATGGCCACCGGGCATACCAATACTCCCAAAGGAGAAAAAGATCTCCGCAAGGTATTGGAAGATAAAGGTGTTGATGCCATCTACACCGCCACACCGGATCACTGGCATGCACCTCTGACCATTATGGGATGCCAGGCAGGCAAACATGTGTACGTTGAAAAACCTTTAAGTCATAATCCTCACGAAGGCGAAATGGCTGTTGCAGCAGCGCGGAAGTATAACCGTGTAGTGCAAATGGGCGCGCAACGCCGCTCCGCTCCCATCCTTACAAAAGGTATTGAAGAATTACACAATGGCGTTATCGGAAGAGTATATTTCGCCAAAGCATGGTATACCAATACCCGCAAATCAAATGTACTCAAACCGGCAGAAGTACCGGATTGGCTGGATTATGATCTCTGGCAGGGGCCCGCTCCCCGCAAGCCTTACAAAGATGGTCTGATCCATTACAACTGGCATTGGTTCTGGCATTGGGGTACAGGCGAAGCACTCAACAACGGCACGCACGAAGTAGACGTGGCGCGTTGGGGGCTGGGTGTTGAGTTCCCTACACGCGTTAGTTCTGTAGGAGGCCGTTACCAGTTTTCAGATGATTGGGAAACACCGGATACACAGATCGTTACCATGGATTATCCCGGCCGTGTTTCGCTCATGTGGGAGAACAGGAGTTCTAACGGAAGGAAGATCGAAGGACTCGATCGGGGTGTTATTTTCTACGGCGAGAAAGGCAGCCTGGATACCGGTGGAGACAACTACAAAGTATATGATCTGGACGGCAAGCTGATCAAAGAAGGAAAGACCGCCATGAAGGAAAGCGAAATGGACGGGCGTAATACTTCCAGCCCAAGTTTAGGCCTGGATAACCTGCACGTAATGGATTACCTGGATGCTATCAGGAATAACCGCAAACCGAACTGTGATGTTGAGCTGGGGCATAAGAGCACAGTGGCGATGCAGCTGGGTAATATCTCCTGGCGTGTTGGCCGTGATCTCAAGGTAGATCCTAAGAACGGGCATATCATTGGCGATAAGGATGCGGAGAAATTGTGGCGCAGAAGTTATGAGAAAGGTTGGGAACCGAAGATATAA
- a CDS encoding bestrophin family protein, with the protein MYTNRTLKLQYVLPRSYVQLLIHVTPMVVAYVLYVVFGFKEAIIPLLPIGVIGTAVAFYVGFKNNSSYDRMWEGRRLWGSITNASRVWAAMVLDLAGNNANREIRAMARHMVMRHIGWCNALRLQLRRNKVWTQKYYQSYISSIQYKDNQDYGTVMRETLDKFCGEDERTYATSKVNPATHLLHLQSRDIKYLKEQGVIDNIEHANLTNVITDLYNQQGGCERIKNYPFPRQYAVFSRLFVDIFIMLLPFGLIAEIARHTPNALWLLFPVCIIVNWVFNAMEAVGDLSENPFENALTDIPMSSICRNIEIDLREMMDDKEIPERLTPVNGVLM; encoded by the coding sequence ATGTATACAAACCGGACCCTGAAGCTACAGTATGTACTGCCCCGTTCTTACGTTCAATTGCTGATACACGTTACGCCAATGGTTGTGGCTTATGTGTTGTATGTGGTATTTGGTTTTAAAGAAGCGATCATCCCCCTTTTGCCTATTGGCGTTATAGGCACAGCCGTTGCCTTTTACGTAGGCTTCAAAAACAATTCATCGTACGACAGGATGTGGGAGGGGCGCCGGTTATGGGGAAGTATCACCAATGCCAGCAGGGTATGGGCTGCCATGGTGCTTGATCTTGCAGGTAATAACGCAAACCGGGAGATCCGGGCCATGGCGCGGCACATGGTAATGCGGCACATTGGCTGGTGTAATGCTCTCAGGCTGCAATTAAGGCGGAACAAGGTATGGACCCAAAAGTATTATCAGAGTTATATATCCAGCATACAGTATAAAGATAACCAGGACTATGGAACGGTGATGCGGGAAACATTGGATAAGTTCTGTGGAGAGGATGAAAGAACTTACGCAACCAGCAAAGTGAACCCTGCTACACACCTGTTACACCTGCAAAGCAGGGATATAAAATATCTCAAGGAGCAAGGCGTGATAGATAATATTGAACATGCCAACCTTACCAATGTTATCACGGACCTGTACAACCAGCAGGGTGGCTGCGAGCGTATAAAAAACTATCCATTCCCCAGGCAGTATGCTGTTTTCAGCCGCTTGTTCGTAGATATCTTTATTATGCTTTTACCATTCGGGCTGATTGCAGAAATTGCCCGTCATACGCCAAACGCCCTTTGGCTTCTATTCCCCGTTTGCATTATCGTGAACTGGGTATTTAATGCCATGGAGGCAGTAGGAGACCTGAGCGAGAACCCTTTTGAAAATGCATTGACGGATATTCCCATGAGTTCCATCTGCCGTAATATAGAAATTGACCTGCGGGAAATGATGGATGATAAAGAAATACCGGAAAGGCTTACGCCTGTTAATGGTGTTTTGATGTAG
- a CDS encoding family 43 glycosylhydrolase yields the protein MHRIKIIFSVICLLKCTLLNAQTIAGDLADPSIIRVDSVYYATGTSSEWAPYFPIYRSSNLKDWHQTGYVFDKAPEWTTGSFWAPEYYKIGDTYYIYYTARRKSDNRSYIGVATSKHPDRGFTDHGIIIEHGKEAIDAFVFNDGGQLYITFKAYGLDDRPIELLGARLSADGLKTEGEYFTLLKDTSRAGMEGQSILKINNYYYLFYSAGNCCGQGCSYNVSVARSANFKGPYQNFNGNPILSEKDEWKCMGHGTFVPSADGVMYYLHHAYNKKSDVFTGREALMSQLIYQEYTGWPLLQLLPNNTAAKADGNSLDRHWQWDFRHATPSYKLQKGMLRLSGKQTKDNLTGIALTVRPTSDNFDLTTAVVNRNKALKGLTIYGDANAAIGIGVEGDSVKMWKVEKNKRVIIKAARVQPSTTQLKISMSPNKTCSFFYQTEKASWIELAADVDVKFLPQWDRSPRPGLHYSGNEKDNAQFSFFRLDNK from the coding sequence ATGCACAGGATTAAAATCATATTCTCTGTTATCTGCCTGTTGAAATGCACCCTGCTTAATGCACAAACTATCGCGGGTGATCTGGCAGACCCATCCATAATAAGGGTGGACAGTGTTTATTATGCAACAGGGACCTCTTCAGAATGGGCGCCTTATTTCCCCATCTACAGATCATCCAATCTGAAAGACTGGCATCAAACAGGTTATGTTTTCGATAAAGCCCCTGAATGGACAACCGGTTCTTTCTGGGCGCCCGAATACTACAAGATCGGAGACACCTATTACATTTACTATACGGCCAGGCGAAAATCTGATAACCGCTCTTACATCGGCGTGGCAACTTCAAAACACCCGGACCGGGGATTTACAGACCACGGTATCATCATTGAACACGGAAAGGAAGCCATCGATGCCTTTGTTTTTAACGATGGCGGACAGCTTTACATTACCTTCAAAGCCTATGGCCTGGACGACAGGCCAATTGAGCTGTTAGGGGCCAGGTTATCGGCAGACGGACTTAAAACGGAAGGTGAATATTTCACTTTACTGAAGGATACCAGCCGTGCAGGCATGGAAGGACAAAGTATCCTGAAAATAAATAACTACTATTATCTCTTCTACTCAGCCGGCAACTGCTGCGGGCAGGGATGCAGCTATAACGTGAGCGTTGCCCGTTCCGCGAACTTCAAAGGCCCGTACCAAAACTTTAATGGTAACCCGATCCTTAGCGAGAAGGATGAATGGAAATGTATGGGGCACGGAACTTTTGTTCCTTCGGCAGACGGTGTTATGTATTACCTGCACCACGCGTACAATAAAAAGAGCGATGTGTTTACAGGCCGCGAAGCACTGATGTCACAACTGATCTACCAGGAGTACACAGGCTGGCCTTTGCTTCAATTGCTGCCCAACAACACTGCCGCCAAAGCAGATGGGAATAGTCTTGACCGCCACTGGCAATGGGATTTCAGGCATGCCACCCCTTCGTATAAACTGCAGAAAGGCATGCTGCGCTTATCCGGAAAGCAAACAAAAGATAACCTCACCGGTATTGCATTAACAGTCCGGCCTACATCAGATAACTTTGATCTGACCACCGCCGTGGTTAACCGTAATAAGGCACTAAAAGGACTTACCATTTACGGCGATGCAAATGCTGCCATAGGGATTGGTGTTGAAGGGGACAGCGTTAAAATGTGGAAGGTGGAGAAGAACAAACGGGTAATTATTAAAGCCGCCCGGGTACAGCCATCAACTACCCAACTGAAAATTTCCATGTCTCCGAACAAGACCTGCAGCTTTTTCTACCAAACAGAAAAGGCATCATGGATTGAGCTGGCCGCAGACGTAGATGTTAAATTTCTTCCCCAATGGGACAGGAGTCCCCGACCGGGATTACATTACAGCGGCAATGAAAAAGACAATGCACAGTTTTCTTTTTTCAGGCTTGATAATAAGTAG